From Cyprinus carpio isolate SPL01 chromosome A7, ASM1834038v1, whole genome shotgun sequence, a single genomic window includes:
- the LOC109092617 gene encoding REST corepressor 2-like → MPSVMERSGSGVLSRSRAKTVTNGNSQHSEEESSDEEHTHDSMIRVGGDYQAQIPEFKPDSASHYSESDQRSMLVWSPNSQVSNAMLDEYILMAKEKHGYNMEQALGMLLWHKHDVEKSLADLANFTPFPDDWTVEDKVLFEQAFSFHGKSFHRIQQMLPDKLISSLVKYYYSWKKTRTRTSVMDRQARKLLSKREKDESNDEMEKGDPGSDSDFEINRKKETTKQNSGNGGGSDKGSSKSGPTRKENQGAQYRHHPLRARRRPPKGMHLEQEDIVALSASTDSGAVSLRQLDTQLVSLKRQVQSIKQTNSVLKHNLDDGIEGLRQPEPTQKNNSRWTTEEQLLAVQAVRRYGKDFAAIADVIGNKTVAQVSLFFVSYRRRFNLEEVLNEWQAEQEVVQGSSGRIVNMELNGSAGAEDDEVKMDGISPPHSDSSLSSSDVLNSAQSSPPLTQPPPLLRPAPPSAPPSLLRQPPPLQTRPLQTRTPHNHPPPPLIRPAVASSLHQGALRNSLSSSSASAGQLPPSLVGLKVESPQSH, encoded by the exons ATGCCATCAGTGATGGAGCGATCGGGGTCTGGTGTGCTGTCCCGAAGCAGGGCCAAAACAGTCACAAACGGGAACAGCCAGCACTCTGAGGAAGAGAGCAGTGACGAGGAACACACACATG ACAGTATGATCCGCGTTGGTGGGGACTACCAGGCACAGATCCCAGAGTTCAAACCAG ACAGTGCATCCCACTACAGTGAAAGTGACCAGAGGAGTATGCTGGTCTGGTCACCAAATAGCCAAGTGTCCAATGCCATGT TGGATGAATATATTCTGATGGCCAAAGAGAAGCACGGATACAACATGGAACAG GCTCTTGGCATGCTTCTGTGGCACAAGCATGATGTGGAGAAGTCACTGGCTGACCTGGCAAACTTCACTCCCTTTCCTGATGACTGGACAGTGGAAGACAAAGTTCTGTTCGAACAGGCTTTCAGCTTTCATGGCAAGAGCTTCCATCGCATCCAACAGATG CTTCCAGACAAACTGATCTCAAGCCTGGTGAAATACTACTACTCTTGGAAGAAAACCAGAACCCGGACCAGCGTCATGGATCGTCAAGCACGCAAGCTCCTTAGCAAGAGAGAAAAGGATGAAAG TAACGATGAGATGGAGAAAGGAGATCCAGGCAGTGACAGTGATTTTGAGATCAACCGCAAGAAAGAG ACAACGAAGCAGAACTCTGGAAATGGAGGAGGGAGTGATAAAGGTTCAAGCAAGTCTGGTCCGACTCGGAAAGAGAACCAGGGTGCGCAGTACCGGCACCACCCTCTTCGGGCTCGCCGCAGGCCTCCTAAAGGCATGCACTTGGAACAGGAGGACATTGTCGCTCTCTCAGCGTCCACTGATTCAGGAGCTGTTAGTCTCAGACAGCTGGACACACAGCTAGTGTCTCTGAAAAGACAG GTCCAAAGTATCAAGCAAACCAACAGTGTTCTCAAGCACAACTTGGATGATGGAATTGAAGGCTTGAGACAACCAGAG CCTACCCAAAAAAACAACTCTCGCTGGACGACAGAGGAGCAACTCCTGGCCGTTCAAG CTGTCAGGCGATATGGTAAAGACTTTGCAGCCATAGCGGACGTGATTGGCAACAAGACGGTGGCGCAGGTCAGCTTATTCTTTGTCAGCTACCGGAGACGCTTCAATCTTGAGGAGGTGCTCAATGAATGGCAGGCAGAACAGGAAGTGGTGCAAGGGAGCAGCGGGAGGATCGTGAACATGGAGCTGAATGGCTCAGCAGGAGCGGAAGATGATGAG GTGAAGATGGATGGCATCTCTCCACCTCATTCTGACAGTTCACTGTCCTCTTCTGATGTTCTCAACTCTGCCCAGTCCTCCCCACCCCTCACTCAACCTCCACCCTTACTGCGCCCTGCACCCCCCTCAGCACCCCCTAGCCTGCTGCGCCAGCCTCCCCCGCTACAGACGCGACCTCTACAAACCCGGACGCCCCACAATCACCCTCCCCCTCCACTCATCAGACCTGCAGTGGCATCCTCGCTCCACCAGGGGGCACTGAGGAACTCTCTAAGTTCCTCCTCTGCCTCTGCTGGACAGCTGCCACCCTCACTGGTGGGGCTGAAGGTGGAATCCCCGCAGTCACACTGA